The Methylobacterium currus genome contains a region encoding:
- a CDS encoding lipid-A-disaccharide synthase N-terminal domain-containing protein yields MVADIMHGLSAYFWSLFTGPVDLVLMVGLVGQGLFTARFLVQWIASEKAGRSVIPLSFWFLSLGGSAVLLGYALYRRDPVFILGQSLGTVIYLRNLALVFRERRNARA; encoded by the coding sequence ATGGTCGCCGACATCATGCACGGGCTCAGCGCCTATTTCTGGTCGCTGTTCACCGGACCCGTCGACCTCGTGCTGATGGTCGGCCTCGTCGGGCAGGGGCTGTTCACCGCCCGCTTCCTGGTCCAGTGGATCGCCAGCGAGAAGGCGGGGCGCAGCGTGATCCCGCTCTCCTTCTGGTTCCTGTCGCTGGGCGGCTCGGCGGTGCTGCTCGGCTACGCGCTCTACCGGCGCGACCCGGTCTTCATCCTCGGCCAGAGCCTCGGCACGGTGATCTACCTGCGCAACCTCGCCCTGGTGTTCCGCGAGCGGCGCAACGCGCGCGCGTGA
- a CDS encoding glycosyltransferase, producing MPDREAIRLSVVVPVKNEAGNIAPLVAEIVAACASLSPFEILYVDDGSTDATPAALADLQSRHPELRVLRHRESCGQSAAVRTGVLAARGALVATLDGDGQNDPAFIPALAAALLAAGPGAGLAQGQRVGRKDGRLKMIQSRIANGVRGRILRDATRDTGCGLKVFRRAVYLRLPYFDALHRFMPALVAREGFSVVHADVVDRPRFTGRSNYGLFDRLWVGILDLAGVWWLIRRRRRVPQVVTNEPAATAETE from the coding sequence ATGCCCGATCGGGAGGCGATCCGCCTCAGCGTCGTGGTGCCGGTGAAGAACGAGGCCGGCAACATCGCGCCCCTCGTCGCCGAGATCGTCGCGGCCTGCGCCTCCTTGAGCCCGTTCGAGATCCTCTACGTCGACGACGGCTCGACCGACGCCACCCCGGCGGCCCTGGCGGACTTGCAGTCACGCCATCCGGAATTGCGGGTGCTGCGCCACCGCGAGAGCTGCGGCCAGAGCGCGGCGGTGCGCACCGGCGTGCTGGCGGCGCGCGGCGCGCTGGTGGCGACCCTCGACGGCGACGGCCAGAACGACCCGGCCTTCATCCCGGCCCTGGCAGCGGCGCTCCTCGCGGCCGGACCGGGGGCGGGGCTGGCCCAGGGCCAGCGGGTCGGCCGCAAGGACGGGCGGCTGAAGATGATCCAGTCGCGCATCGCCAACGGGGTGCGGGGCCGCATCCTCAGGGACGCGACGCGGGATACCGGCTGCGGCCTCAAGGTCTTCCGCCGGGCGGTGTACCTGCGCCTGCCCTATTTCGACGCGCTCCACCGCTTCATGCCGGCCCTCGTCGCCCGCGAGGGCTTCTCCGTCGTCCATGCCGACGTGGTCGACCGGCCGCGCTTCACCGGCCGCTCGAATTACGGCCTGTTCGACCGGCTCTGGGTCGGCATCCTCGACCTCGCCGGGGTGTGGTGGCTGATCCGCCGCCGGCGCCGGGTGCCGCAGGTCGTGACGAATGAGCCGGCCGCGACGGCGGAGACGGAGTAG
- a CDS encoding PRC-barrel domain-containing protein, whose amino-acid sequence MTLKTALATAALLLACGSAMAQTATQPDATGAMTTRPVKSATVQFITLEPAAAVTSRLLGTKVTNAQNDSVGDIADLVIIDGKTVQAVILGVGGFLGIGERYVAVSPDSVTLFRDGDGWKASVNATKDDLNKAPAFDYKKKG is encoded by the coding sequence ATGACGCTGAAGACCGCCCTCGCGACGGCCGCCCTCCTGCTCGCTTGCGGGTCCGCCATGGCCCAGACCGCGACGCAGCCGGACGCGACCGGCGCGATGACGACCCGGCCGGTGAAGTCCGCCACGGTGCAGTTCATCACCCTCGAGCCCGCCGCGGCGGTGACCTCGCGCCTCCTCGGCACCAAGGTCACCAACGCCCAGAACGACTCCGTCGGCGACATCGCCGACCTCGTGATCATCGACGGCAAGACCGTGCAGGCGGTGATCCTCGGCGTCGGCGGCTTCCTCGGCATCGGCGAGCGCTACGTCGCGGTCAGCCCCGACAGCGTGACCCTGTTCCGCGACGGCGACGGCTGGAAGGCGAGCGTGAACGCCACCAAGGACGACCTGAACAAGGCCCCGGCCTTCGACTACAAGAAGAAGGGCTGA
- a CDS encoding GlsB/YeaQ/YmgE family stress response membrane protein, translating into MDGHVYGALGQPGVGFLMAIVIGALAGWLAERFMNSNMGLLGNIVLGIIGGVVGNFLAAQFHIPIFGFWRNLFSATIGAVIVIAVVRAVRGERRY; encoded by the coding sequence ATGGACGGTCACGTATACGGAGCGCTCGGTCAGCCGGGCGTCGGCTTCCTGATGGCCATCGTCATCGGGGCGCTGGCGGGCTGGCTGGCGGAGCGCTTCATGAACTCCAACATGGGCCTGCTCGGCAACATCGTGCTCGGCATCATCGGCGGCGTGGTCGGCAACTTCCTGGCGGCACAGTTCCACATTCCGATCTTCGGGTTCTGGCGCAACCTCTTCTCCGCCACCATCGGGGCGGTCATCGTCATCGCGGTGGTCCGGGCGGTCCGGGGCGAGCGGCGCTACTGA